A stretch of the Planktothricoides raciborskii GIHE-MW2 genome encodes the following:
- a CDS encoding DNA methyltransferase — translation MSQFDIANKISREPYYSTQLGSAYLGNSLELMAELPDESVDLICTSPPFALVRKKEYGNVDAHQYVEWFKTFAREFYRILKPQGSLFIDIGGTWLKGFPVRSLYHFELVIELCQPKSKGGLGFFLAQEIFWYNPAKLPTPAEWVTVRRERVKDAVNTVWWLSKDPHPKANNKRVLRPYSEAMKNLLKNGYEAKLRPSGHDISTKFQTDRGGAIPPNIIADTASSAGTFIGQPVLGEFNWILDHDLAQPVNVIAASNTASNDYYQRRCKEAGIKPHPARFPQALPEFAIALCTEPGDLVLDPFAGSNMTGRVAETLVRRWLAFELDENYIKASQFRFEADAPLVVTPLKDRKYLKTKALDLAPDYREKSSTIDDKNSHIQLDLFQSPSNDMPEQKLKFTYGHQFEPKTMHLPELMQLCKANQPDRRVLQDEIAKGYYSSHSNQNDLQKGENRSKLAMNTFLSLRAYKLVESINDDDWQYQLTDIANQILEHQSDADEVATIFARHILTNLTGMSLLKAVEAINSRGDRPKLDLIGYELQEMGYSLSPNAIYVSTMRQWLEKAGVFEKTYEINWDRVYDILELDKDYIDDIYTLTSEQKYFLLAMLQMSITELTKWNDIANYAVSVYKVRFPSKSFVKDIIQPLVEFGLISTEKTTGGRGAKPNLVKLTEKAQRELLSQLLEAIAALTEISQTELNRSFEDVVNDLDHPDKHIKGKALELLAIWMIRLTSLRFTKWRKRDYETGQGEVDVLAASDRFVYHRWQIQCKNTKRVDVEVLAKEVGMTFVTGADVVMIVTTGEFTRDAFQYAYRMMEISRYYMVLIQKEDIEAIKADRTNIIKILDRRARRVFAKKELGLTDDAVDEIESEEDSLTEFEGTLAEE, via the coding sequence GTGTCTCAATTTGATATCGCCAACAAAATTAGCCGTGAGCCCTACTACAGCACTCAGCTAGGTTCAGCCTACTTGGGCAATAGTTTAGAACTGATGGCAGAATTGCCCGATGAAAGTGTCGATTTAATTTGCACTTCCCCACCTTTCGCCCTGGTAAGAAAGAAAGAATATGGCAATGTAGATGCTCATCAATATGTTGAATGGTTCAAGACATTTGCCCGTGAATTCTATCGGATTCTTAAGCCTCAAGGGTCGCTATTTATCGATATTGGTGGCACTTGGCTGAAAGGTTTTCCGGTGCGATCGCTCTATCATTTTGAGTTAGTCATCGAGCTTTGTCAACCTAAATCAAAAGGCGGTTTAGGGTTTTTCCTGGCTCAAGAAATTTTCTGGTATAATCCCGCCAAACTTCCGACCCCGGCAGAATGGGTGACAGTGCGACGAGAGCGGGTGAAAGATGCTGTAAATACGGTTTGGTGGTTATCAAAAGATCCCCACCCTAAAGCCAATAATAAGCGAGTTTTACGCCCTTACAGTGAGGCGATGAAAAACCTGTTAAAAAATGGTTATGAAGCTAAACTACGCCCCTCTGGACATGATATTTCTACTAAGTTTCAGACCGATCGCGGTGGGGCGATTCCTCCCAACATTATCGCCGATACTGCGTCTAGTGCAGGCACATTTATTGGTCAACCAGTATTGGGCGAATTTAATTGGATTTTAGACCATGATTTAGCCCAGCCCGTGAATGTGATTGCCGCTTCTAACACCGCATCTAATGACTACTATCAGCGACGCTGCAAGGAAGCCGGAATTAAACCTCATCCGGCGAGATTTCCCCAAGCATTACCGGAATTTGCGATCGCACTTTGTACGGAACCCGGTGATTTAGTCCTCGATCCGTTTGCCGGTTCAAATATGACCGGAAGAGTCGCCGAAACCCTCGTTCGCCGTTGGTTAGCCTTTGAATTAGATGAGAATTATATTAAAGCATCACAATTTAGATTTGAAGCCGATGCGCCCCTAGTAGTTACTCCATTAAAAGACCGAAAATATCTCAAAACTAAAGCGCTGGATTTAGCTCCTGATTATCGGGAAAAATCATCTACAATAGATGATAAAAATAGTCATATTCAATTAGACTTATTTCAATCACCAAGTAACGATATGCCAGAACAAAAACTTAAATTCACCTATGGTCATCAGTTTGAACCCAAAACGATGCATTTACCTGAACTGATGCAACTATGTAAAGCAAATCAACCCGATCGCCGGGTTCTACAGGATGAAATTGCCAAGGGTTATTATTCCAGCCACTCCAACCAAAATGATTTACAAAAAGGAGAAAATCGTAGCAAACTGGCAATGAATACATTTCTCTCTCTTCGTGCTTACAAGTTAGTTGAATCGATTAATGATGATGATTGGCAGTACCAACTCACAGATATTGCTAATCAAATCCTAGAACATCAAAGTGATGCTGATGAAGTCGCGACAATTTTTGCCCGTCACATCCTGACTAACTTAACCGGAATGTCTTTACTCAAAGCGGTGGAAGCGATTAATAGTAGAGGCGATCGACCGAAATTAGATTTAATTGGTTATGAACTGCAAGAAATGGGCTATTCTCTCTCCCCCAACGCTATTTATGTTAGCACCATGCGACAATGGCTAGAAAAGGCAGGAGTATTTGAGAAAACTTACGAGATTAACTGGGATCGAGTCTATGATATTTTAGAACTTGATAAAGATTATATTGACGATATTTATACTCTGACCTCAGAGCAAAAGTATTTTCTTTTAGCCATGCTCCAGATGAGCATTACAGAACTCACTAAATGGAATGACATTGCTAACTATGCGGTGAGTGTTTATAAAGTCAGATTTCCCTCTAAGTCCTTTGTTAAGGATATTATTCAACCCTTAGTAGAATTTGGGTTGATTTCAACGGAAAAAACTACCGGAGGACGTGGGGCTAAACCTAATCTGGTTAAACTGACGGAAAAAGCGCAACGTGAATTATTGTCTCAACTCTTAGAGGCGATCGCCGCACTGACAGAAATCTCCCAAACTGAGCTAAATCGAAGTTTTGAAGATGTGGTGAATGATTTAGATCATCCCGACAAACATATTAAAGGCAAAGCCCTGGAATTGTTAGCAATTTGGATGATTCGTTTGACCAGTCTTCGCTTCACAAAATGGCGGAAACGGGACTATGAAACTGGACAAGGAGAAGTCGATGTTTTAGCGGCATCCGATCGCTTTGTCTACCACCGCTGGCAAATTCAGTGCAAAAACACGAAACGAGTTGATGTTGAAGTGTTAGCGAAAGAAGTCGGGATGACTTTTGTCACTGGGGCTGATGTGGTAATGATTGTCACCACGGGTGAGTTTACCAGAGATGCTTTCCAGTATGCTTATCGGATGATGGAAATATCCCGTTATTATATGGTGTTAATTCAAAAAGAGGATATTGAGGCGATTAAAGCCGATCGCACTAATATTATTAAGATTCTCGATCGCCGCGCAAGGCGTGTATTTGCTAAGAAAGAACTGGGGTTAACTGATGATGCGGTGGATGAGATAGAAAGTGAAGAAGATTCATTGACAGAATTTGAGGGAACCTTGGCAGAGGAATAG
- a CDS encoding LON peptidase substrate-binding domain-containing protein → MPPSYIAVRELPLFPLPEVVLFPGRPLPLHIFEFRYRIMMNTILESDRRFGVVLWDPVRRQPATVGCCAEILQYQRLPDDRMKMLTLGQQRFRVLEYVREKPYLVGLVEWISDQPTTEDLRPLAANVEELLKDVVRLSAKLMDQKIEIPDDIPSLPTELSYWVASNLYGVPQEQQDLLEMISTSDRLTRESEILTSTRNHLAARTVLKDTFNEN, encoded by the coding sequence ATGCCACCCTCCTATATTGCTGTTCGGGAACTCCCGCTGTTTCCTTTACCGGAAGTAGTTCTATTTCCAGGTCGGCCTCTGCCTCTACATATTTTTGAATTCCGCTACCGAATCATGATGAACACGATTCTGGAGAGCGATCGCCGGTTTGGGGTCGTCTTATGGGATCCCGTAAGACGCCAACCGGCGACGGTTGGTTGCTGTGCGGAGATTCTTCAGTATCAACGCCTGCCTGATGACCGGATGAAAATGCTGACCTTGGGACAGCAACGATTCCGTGTTTTGGAATACGTTCGCGAAAAACCCTATCTGGTCGGTTTAGTAGAATGGATTTCTGATCAACCAACCACTGAAGATTTACGTCCCTTAGCGGCGAACGTTGAGGAATTATTAAAGGATGTGGTGCGGTTGTCGGCCAAGTTGATGGATCAAAAAATCGAAATTCCCGACGATATTCCCAGTTTGCCCACAGAACTGTCTTATTGGGTGGCCAGCAACCTTTATGGTGTCCCCCAAGAACAGCAAGACCTGCTGGAAATGATCAGTACAAGCGATCGCCTTACCAGAGAATCAGAAATTCTCACTTCGACTCGCAATCATCTGGCAGCGCGAACAGTTCTGAAAGATACGTTTAATGAAAATTAG
- a CDS encoding KGGVGR-motif variant AAA ATPase: MTIAFGQTLEKVRECFQEPSIFSELVPKLESVTIIRDVNGKIRLFLDLSEGQTPEAVNTTHLDRFLSQNLELYYGNDIWLPTGEQDAYKALIDTIKAEREPASWDDESETLRWYILERHIAKQSWTNKNVGQPPWKPELIYQKYKPAIISFFSFKGGVGRTSTLVATALTLANNGHRVAIVDLDLEAPGLATIFLPDDSHNFGVIDYLLEKKVQGKNWKLRPQLINISDRTLLGDEGETIQLLPAGTVDRDYLEKLARLDFQNLVDGEIGRTMGDMLKELESAAKPLDFILMDARAGFHDIGGLAIANLSHAAVIFSTKSRQSWAGLTHVIRHLASPGVDDRLPLILVHSMAPGLGITGREQELTEFREQAYTIFQNNYYSENETVPNANDPDAPFNPFVVPYQDILRGDIALFSRNSSPEELNRLSDIVRIMTDYPYQNIAEKLCLIFGRELNQVNQ, translated from the coding sequence ATGACAATCGCTTTTGGTCAAACATTAGAGAAAGTAAGGGAATGCTTTCAGGAACCAAGCATTTTCTCTGAACTTGTACCTAAGCTTGAGTCTGTCACCATTATTCGTGATGTGAATGGCAAAATTCGCCTGTTTCTTGATTTATCAGAAGGACAAACACCAGAAGCCGTTAATACAACTCACCTGGATCGGTTTCTTTCTCAAAACCTTGAGCTTTATTATGGGAATGATATTTGGTTGCCTACCGGAGAACAAGATGCTTATAAAGCTTTAATTGATACGATTAAAGCCGAAAGGGAACCGGCATCTTGGGATGATGAGTCAGAGACACTTCGCTGGTATATTCTTGAGCGTCATATTGCCAAACAATCATGGACAAATAAAAACGTCGGTCAACCACCTTGGAAACCAGAATTAATCTATCAAAAATATAAGCCTGCCATCATATCTTTTTTCTCTTTTAAAGGCGGTGTGGGGCGAACAAGTACCCTGGTTGCAACCGCATTGACTTTAGCTAATAATGGTCATCGAGTGGCGATTGTCGATCTGGATTTAGAAGCACCGGGTTTGGCCACAATTTTTTTACCTGATGACTCTCATAATTTTGGGGTGATTGATTATTTATTGGAAAAGAAGGTGCAAGGAAAGAATTGGAAACTTCGCCCTCAATTGATCAATATTAGCGATCGCACTTTGCTCGGAGATGAGGGCGAAACCATCCAATTACTTCCCGCAGGAACCGTCGATCGCGATTACTTAGAAAAATTAGCCCGGTTGGACTTTCAGAACCTTGTCGATGGTGAGATCGGCAGGACAATGGGAGATATGTTAAAAGAATTAGAAAGTGCCGCCAAACCTTTAGATTTTATTCTGATGGATGCACGGGCTGGTTTTCACGATATTGGTGGCTTGGCGATCGCGAATCTTTCCCATGCAGCAGTTATTTTTAGCACGAAATCCCGTCAAAGTTGGGCGGGTTTAACCCATGTGATTCGCCATTTAGCCAGCCCTGGAGTTGATGACCGTTTGCCGTTGATTCTCGTACATTCAATGGCACCAGGATTAGGAATAACGGGCAGAGAACAAGAGTTAACCGAATTTCGAGAACAAGCCTACACCATTTTTCAAAATAACTATTATTCTGAAAATGAAACTGTCCCTAACGCCAACGATCCCGATGCGCCATTTAATCCTTTTGTTGTACCATATCAGGATATCCTCCGAGGAGACATTGCTCTATTTAGCCGAAACTCAAGCCCAGAAGAGTTAAATCGATTGTCAGATATTGTCAGAATCATGACTGATTATCCTTATCAGAATATTGCCGAAAAATTATGTTTAATTTTTGGGCGTGAATTAAACCAAGTTAATCAATGA
- a CDS encoding HEPN domain-containing protein translates to MQESYSNSAGRHLIDAKILLENQRWDNAVYLAGYVVECSFKLLVEQYFKHDKNAVKKYGHDLNELEGRAMERLRVLYPILDRQLPSATIIDTVLAQDHPERRYAKSPLWTEKQAKLAVEAAEAIYRKIIPNLVLNGSIYSKDI, encoded by the coding sequence ATGCAAGAGTCCTATTCCAACTCAGCCGGGAGGCATCTGATTGATGCCAAAATTCTCTTAGAAAACCAACGCTGGGACAACGCCGTTTACCTCGCGGGCTATGTGGTAGAATGTTCCTTTAAACTGCTGGTAGAGCAATATTTTAAGCATGATAAAAACGCCGTCAAGAAGTATGGACATGACCTCAATGAACTTGAGGGAAGGGCAATGGAAAGGTTGCGGGTTCTCTATCCCATTTTAGATCGACAACTTCCATCTGCAACAATCATTGATACTGTTTTAGCTCAGGATCACCCTGAAAGAAGATATGCCAAGTCTCCCCTTTGGACTGAGAAACAAGCAAAGTTAGCGGTTGAAGCTGCCGAAGCAATTTACCGGAAAATCATCCCAAACTTAGTGCTAAATGGCTCAATTTATAGTAAGGATATTTAA
- a CDS encoding NADPH-dependent F420 reductase, producing the protein MNIAFIGIGQVGSALAGQLVGLGHTVKIAARDRNSDKVKAALAKYPNLQVAAISEAIATAEIVFLATPFSANQTALAEAGDLSGKILVDCTNPVGAGFTHGLNNEQSGGEFVQNLVPNAKVVKAFTIYGFEKFENNTYPGYGDLKPAMLIAGNDPDAKQVVANLCIEMGWEPVDTGNLAMSLHLEHMTLLWIKMARLQGLGSGFVWAKLQR; encoded by the coding sequence ATGAACATTGCATTTATTGGCATCGGCCAAGTGGGATCCGCTTTAGCCGGACAGTTAGTAGGATTAGGTCATACGGTGAAAATTGCCGCCCGCGATCGCAATTCCGACAAGGTAAAAGCTGCCTTAGCCAAGTATCCTAATTTGCAAGTGGCGGCGATTTCCGAGGCGATCGCCACTGCGGAAATAGTATTTTTAGCTACCCCCTTTTCTGCCAATCAAACCGCCCTGGCAGAAGCCGGAGATTTATCCGGTAAAATATTAGTAGATTGTACCAATCCCGTTGGCGCTGGTTTCACTCACGGACTAAATAATGAACAATCTGGCGGTGAATTTGTCCAAAACCTTGTCCCCAATGCCAAAGTAGTAAAAGCCTTCACCATTTACGGATTTGAAAAATTTGAAAATAATACTTATCCCGGTTATGGGGACTTGAAACCAGCGATGCTAATTGCAGGCAACGATCCTGATGCTAAACAGGTAGTGGCAAACCTCTGTATAGAAATGGGGTGGGAACCTGTGGACACGGGAAATCTGGCCATGAGTTTGCATCTAGAACACATGACCCTGTTGTGGATTAAAATGGCCCGCTTGCAAGGATTAGGGTCTGGTTTTGTTTGGGCAAAACTACAACGATAG
- a CDS encoding MAE_28990/MAE_18760 family HEPN-like nuclease: MSIRTLENLSDKLAQDLAWRKRELAEIKSLVEAKKDVSDQRHKVLVRSAVCILYSHWEGFVKLAANAYVEYVRLKKLTYQDISTNFLALAMKEKLKEAKETNKASLYIPVCDFFISELNQRCNLPKDPISTASNLNSDILKDITDILGIDFSEYKTKSNLIDEKLLKTRNEIAHGEYSGVDRNEYIELHQEIINLLDLFKNQIENAAISERFKRK, encoded by the coding sequence ATGAGCATCCGAACTCTTGAAAACTTAAGCGATAAACTAGCTCAAGACTTGGCTTGGCGAAAAAGAGAACTGGCCGAAATTAAATCTTTAGTAGAAGCGAAAAAAGATGTTTCCGACCAAAGACATAAGGTATTAGTGAGAAGTGCGGTATGTATCCTTTATTCCCATTGGGAAGGTTTCGTAAAATTAGCGGCTAACGCTTATGTAGAATATGTTCGGCTAAAAAAGCTTACCTACCAGGATATTTCTACTAATTTTTTAGCTTTGGCCATGAAAGAAAAACTGAAGGAGGCAAAAGAAACCAATAAAGCATCTTTGTATATACCCGTTTGTGATTTTTTTATTTCAGAATTAAATCAACGATGTAATTTACCTAAAGATCCAATATCTACTGCATCGAATCTAAACTCAGACATTTTGAAAGACATCACTGATATTCTGGGGATAGACTTTTCCGAGTACAAGACGAAATCTAATTTAATCGATGAAAAGCTGTTAAAAACCAGAAACGAAATTGCTCACGGGGAGTATTCGGGGGTTGATAGGAATGAGTATATAGAGTTACACCAAGAAATTATCAATCTGCTGGATTTGTTTAAGAACCAAATAGAAAATGCGGCGATTTCAGAAAGATTTAAGCGCAAGTAA
- a CDS encoding P-loop ATPase, Sll1717 family, with the protein MSEFNRQNLLELISKIAPSGGSAEGESYNEEEFLKNFLPIADYRRALEPNILLIQGGRGVGKTELFRLLAIPSGREALVESLKIRALPPLSQTTWIAGFGRTRKAEKRFPTPDIVESLMQNATNIEWRSFWIGLMLGVILQQEDCKLKDFIFAEIDPAIAFIAHKLKEKLSLLSDWLPLVNEHLEKFNDVLDKLDEKLIETDNWLFVSYDELDRLVSSYTALASPIRELLALWLDRSRRWERICPKIFLRTDLFREEFLNFPDASKLSGHQIRLEWQNSWLYQLLVKRLANSSNEMRAYLQNIPGLIIEEKNSLGWTATSNEKLFEQLIEMMIGKYMGNAPKKGITYRWIPNHLQDAGGRIAPRSFLKLFALAASRRISGQSEQNLPETKLLQPSELQGALMDTSEDRIRELQEEYPWLESLKTSLVGLNAPMPRETFLEAVQSTRWSERPEKKPPANNSEEILKYLLQMGIVESRFDGRINMPEIYLYGFQVKRKGGVKRPK; encoded by the coding sequence ATGAGTGAATTTAATCGACAAAATTTACTGGAATTAATTAGTAAAATTGCCCCTTCAGGGGGATCCGCTGAAGGTGAAAGCTATAATGAGGAGGAATTCTTAAAAAACTTTTTGCCGATTGCCGATTATCGCAGGGCACTAGAACCTAATATATTATTAATCCAAGGAGGGCGGGGCGTCGGCAAAACAGAATTATTCCGTTTACTAGCTATTCCTTCAGGACGGGAAGCTTTGGTGGAAAGCTTGAAAATTAGAGCATTACCTCCTTTAAGCCAAACAACATGGATCGCTGGCTTTGGGCGGACTCGCAAGGCAGAAAAGCGCTTTCCGACACCAGACATTGTTGAGTCTCTTATGCAAAATGCTACAAACATTGAATGGCGCAGTTTCTGGATTGGGTTAATGTTAGGTGTCATCCTACAGCAAGAAGACTGTAAGCTAAAAGATTTTATTTTTGCCGAAATTGATCCAGCGATCGCTTTCATTGCCCATAAACTAAAAGAAAAATTGTCCCTTTTATCTGATTGGCTGCCCTTGGTGAACGAACATCTGGAAAAATTTAATGATGTATTAGATAAATTAGATGAAAAATTAATCGAAACCGATAATTGGTTATTTGTTAGTTATGACGAATTAGATAGGTTAGTCAGTTCTTACACTGCCTTAGCCAGCCCAATTCGTGAACTTTTAGCCTTATGGCTGGATCGATCGCGCCGTTGGGAGAGAATCTGCCCGAAAATATTTTTGCGAACCGATCTATTTCGAGAAGAATTTTTGAATTTTCCCGATGCTTCTAAACTATCGGGTCATCAAATTCGCTTGGAATGGCAAAATTCCTGGCTTTATCAACTTTTAGTCAAGCGTCTCGCCAATTCTAGTAATGAAATGCGAGCATATTTACAAAACATTCCAGGTTTAATTATTGAAGAAAAAAATAGCTTGGGATGGACTGCCACATCAAACGAAAAATTGTTTGAACAACTGATCGAGATGATGATTGGTAAGTATATGGGAAATGCTCCTAAAAAAGGAATTACCTATCGTTGGATTCCTAATCACCTTCAAGATGCTGGTGGTCGAATTGCCCCACGTTCTTTTCTAAAATTATTTGCCTTAGCAGCCAGCAGAAGAATTTCCGGACAATCTGAACAGAACCTACCGGAAACCAAACTTTTGCAACCCTCTGAGTTACAGGGGGCTTTAATGGATACTTCCGAAGATCGCATTCGGGAATTACAAGAGGAATACCCCTGGTTAGAATCTCTGAAGACTAGCTTAGTGGGTTTAAATGCTCCGATGCCCAGGGAGACATTTTTAGAAGCCGTACAATCTACTCGATGGAGTGAAAGACCTGAAAAAAAACCACCGGCTAATAACTCTGAAGAAATATTGAAATATTTACTGCAAATGGGAATTGTTGAAAGTCGTTTTGATGGACGGATTAATATGCCGGAAATTTATTTATATGGCTTTCAAGTGAAACGTAAAGGAGGGGTGAAACGGCCAAAGTAA
- a CDS encoding tetratricopeptide repeat protein, with protein sequence MDQDFFNQGLAKAGNKDYLGAIACFDQALAINPDFAQGYYHRGLAKFDSGNPQGAIADYTQALNLNSEYIEAYFARCLGHIALGNLPQALADIDRAIGIKSNYSKAYKLRGTVYRKMGNTEAAIANFKQAAEMYIQQKDATNARQCLDQIKNLQSPPPAPVFPQKKPVMLPQMLSEKQFYAQLLEKAENGDVQGALAGLNWAVEVDPKDAAAYLCRGIVRCKGQNYREAIADFNQALKFAPENITIYRNRGKARAAFGDDQGAIADYNKVLEKEPQDTLAYIARGNAYRETGKYAQAMQDYNQAIKINSQEGDAYYNRAIVHSRLEEISAAIQDYQTAAQIFCEKEDWDNYQKALDSQKKIQGATPPEKDPNLFKNQQKQRLLLLVGGYWEIAERLIEQAKDKYPGNSEQWYWEKVIADLERDRGL encoded by the coding sequence ATGGATCAAGATTTTTTTAACCAAGGATTAGCCAAAGCTGGCAATAAAGACTATTTAGGGGCGATCGCCTGTTTTGACCAAGCATTAGCCATTAATCCAGATTTTGCTCAAGGTTACTATCATCGCGGTTTAGCTAAATTTGACTCAGGAAATCCGCAAGGGGCGATCGCCGATTATACCCAAGCCTTAAACCTCAATTCTGAATATATCGAGGCTTATTTTGCCCGGTGTTTAGGACACATTGCTTTAGGAAATTTGCCGCAAGCACTGGCAGATATAGACCGGGCAATTGGGATTAAGTCTAATTATTCTAAAGCCTATAAATTGCGGGGAACAGTCTACCGAAAAATGGGCAATACGGAGGCAGCGATCGCCAATTTTAAACAAGCGGCAGAAATGTATATTCAGCAGAAAGACGCGACAAATGCTCGCCAATGTCTCGATCAAATTAAAAACCTACAATCTCCACCACCTGCGCCGGTTTTTCCCCAGAAAAAGCCGGTAATGTTGCCACAAATGTTATCGGAAAAACAGTTTTATGCTCAATTATTAGAAAAAGCTGAAAATGGCGATGTTCAAGGGGCATTAGCGGGGTTAAATTGGGCAGTTGAAGTCGATCCAAAAGATGCCGCAGCTTATCTCTGTCGAGGAATTGTCCGCTGTAAAGGGCAAAATTATCGAGAGGCGATCGCAGATTTCAATCAAGCCTTAAAATTCGCCCCAGAAAATATCACTATTTACCGCAATCGAGGCAAAGCTAGAGCCGCATTTGGTGACGATCAAGGCGCGATCGCGGACTATAATAAAGTCCTGGAAAAAGAACCCCAAGACACCTTAGCCTATATTGCTAGAGGCAATGCTTATCGGGAAACGGGCAAGTATGCTCAAGCCATGCAAGACTATAACCAAGCGATCAAAATTAACTCCCAAGAAGGGGACGCTTATTATAATCGGGCGATCGTCCACAGTCGCTTAGAAGAAATCTCAGCAGCCATCCAAGATTATCAAACTGCCGCCCAAATTTTTTGCGAAAAAGAAGACTGGGACAACTACCAAAAAGCCCTAGATAGCCAGAAAAAAATTCAAGGAGCAACTCCCCCGGAAAAAGACCCGAATCTTTTCAAAAATCAACAAAAGCAACGGCTACTTTTATTAGTCGGTGGCTATTGGGAAATTGCCGAACGGTTAATTGAGCAAGCCAAAGACAAATATCCGGGGAATTCAGAGCAATGGTACTGGGAAAAAGTGATTGCTGACTTAGAGCGCGATCGCGGGTTATAA
- a CDS encoding DUF262 domain-containing protein codes for MSLQEEIDKIRQEIKTDSYSMSIGELISLYKDGEIDIHPDFQRFFRWSNHQKSTFIESILLGIPIPPIFVSQRDDGIWDVVDGLQRLSTIYEFVGILNQNVTDEYQPFVALEATTYLPSLKGKKWNDPNDEHNSLTQFQRLLIKRAKIALNIVVKESDKMIKYELFQRLNTGGSIATPQEVRNCIVLMLNKDLYKLMRSLADRESFKNCIALSDRLYEEQYDMELVSRFILLYERDDASIQELKGDVSEFLTVGIRQMALQEDLDYRRIEKAFDVTFNILNEAMGDNSFKRYRAEDDRFLGGFLLSVYEVVALGIGFHYQNPISADKIPNQIKTIWSHPTYKKWSGAGVNAARRLPYLIQLGREVFAP; via the coding sequence ATGTCACTACAAGAAGAAATTGACAAAATCAGACAAGAAATTAAGACAGATAGTTACTCAATGTCTATTGGCGAGTTGATCAGCCTTTATAAAGACGGTGAAATCGATATTCACCCAGATTTTCAAAGGTTTTTCCGTTGGTCAAATCATCAAAAATCAACTTTTATCGAATCAATCCTTTTAGGCATCCCAATTCCCCCAATTTTTGTCAGTCAAAGAGATGATGGTATTTGGGATGTAGTTGACGGGTTACAAAGACTCTCAACAATTTATGAATTTGTCGGTATTTTGAACCAAAATGTTACAGATGAATATCAACCTTTTGTTGCTTTAGAAGCAACCACATACTTACCTTCATTGAAAGGTAAAAAGTGGAATGACCCCAATGATGAACACAACTCTTTAACTCAATTTCAACGCCTATTAATCAAGCGAGCTAAAATCGCCTTGAATATCGTGGTAAAAGAAAGCGATAAAATGATTAAATATGAGCTATTTCAGCGACTCAATACAGGCGGTTCGATCGCTACACCCCAAGAAGTGAGAAATTGCATTGTTTTAATGTTGAATAAGGATTTATATAAATTGATGCGTTCATTGGCAGATAGAGAGTCTTTTAAAAACTGTATTGCTTTGAGCGATCGCCTGTATGAAGAACAGTATGATATGGAATTAGTATCGCGTTTTATTCTTCTATACGAGCGAGATGATGCAAGTATTCAAGAGTTAAAGGGTGATGTTAGCGAGTTTTTAACAGTTGGCATACGCCAAATGGCTCTTCAAGAAGATTTAGACTACCGTCGTATAGAAAAAGCGTTTGATGTAACATTTAATATTCTTAATGAAGCAATGGGAGATAATAGCTTCAAGCGATATAGAGCGGAGGATGATAGATTTCTTGGAGGGTTTCTATTATCTGTTTATGAAGTAGTAGCACTAGGAATTGGATTCCACTACCAAAATCCAATTTCAGCGGATAAAATACCCAATCAAATTAAAACTATTTGGTCACATCCAACCTATAAAAAATGGTCGGGGGCTGGAGTAAATGCGGCAAGACGCTTACCCTATCTGATTCAGCTTGGTAGAGAGGTATTTGCTCCATGA